One Micropterus dolomieu isolate WLL.071019.BEF.003 ecotype Adirondacks linkage group LG23, ASM2129224v1, whole genome shotgun sequence DNA window includes the following coding sequences:
- the taf1 gene encoding transcription initiation factor TFIID subunit 1 isoform X1, translated as MSDSDSDEDQDRPFSLTGFLFGNINEDGQLEDDSVLDNESKKHLAGLGNLGLGSLITEITANSEDDQDENRDSGNVDAEGWVKSTEDAVDYSDISEVAEDETKKYRQAMGSLQPSRKTDDEDDYDADCEDIDSKLMPPPPPPSLPTSAKKEEPSSQSPNVGEDGDGIILPSIIAPSSTADKVDFSSSSDSESETDRPCQGLGAGGPPDSLNLPLAGIMQKDAAKALPGVTELFPEFRPGKVLRFLRLFGPGKNMPSVWRSARRKKKRKHRDPLPGTPPPEGEPIEQSQEKKSGWIYEYALAPPPEQCLSDDEITMMAPVESKFSQTCGDGDKEAESRPKVAEWRYGPAQLWYDMLGVSEDGSNFNYGFKLKEEQSSEPQKQHTPKERTETVHEFLKRDDNDDDDDDEDEDKDRQALENELFLMVTQLQWEDDIIWNGEEVKHKGTKTQRASLAGWLPSSMTRNANAYNAQQGLTRSNSLLVPPTPPPMPKASSISGSKREKNNHDNQTFHEEDSPWFSIFPIDNEELVYGRWEDNIIWDDQEMDHMLMPPVLTLDPNDENIILEMPNEKEEMTSHSPSKENKKETAIKKSRILLGKTGVIKDEPQQNMSQPEVKDPWNLSNDEFYYPKQQGLRGTFGGNIIQHSIPALELRQPFFPTHMGPMKLRQFHRPTLKKYSFGALAQPGPHPVQPLLKHIKKKAKMREQERQASGGGDMFFMRTPQDLTGKDGDLILAEYSEEYPPLIMQVGMATKIKNYYKRKPGKDPGAPDCKYGETVYCHTSPFLGSLHPGQLLQAFENNLFRAPIYVHKMPETDFLVLRTRHGYYIRELVDIIVVGQECPLYEVPGPNSKRANTHIRDFLQVFIYRLFWKSKDRPRRIRMEDIKKAFPSHSESSIRKRLKLCADFKRTDRNLSRDRAFYTYYGFYTRGMDSNWWVLKPDFRLPTEEEIRAMVSPEQCCAYYSMLVAEQRLKDAGYGEKSFFAPDEENEEDFQMKIDDEVRTAPWNTTRAFISAMKGKCLLEVTGVADPTGCGEGFSYVKVPNKPTQQKDDKEPQPAKKTVTGTDADLRRLSLKNAKQLLRKFGVPEEEIKKLSRWEVIDVVRTMSTEQARSGEGPMSKFARGSRFSVAEHQERYKEECQRIFDLQNKVLESTEVLSTDTDSSSAEDSDFEEMGKNIENMLQNKKTSSQLSREREEQERKELQRMLMGEESDRDNKGRKERRKGLSSSLSTSSHKDDDTSSVTSLNSSATGRRLKIYRTFKDEDGKEYVRCETVRKAAVIDAYTRIRQTKDEEFIRKFAVFDEQHREEMRKERRRIQEQLRRLKRNQEKDKIKGPPEKKAKKVKERPDLKVKLKCGACGAIGHMRTNKFCPLYYQTNAPPSNPVAMTEEQEEELEKTVIHNDNEELIKVEGTKIVLGKQLIESADEVRRKSLVLKFPKQQLPPKKKRRVGSAVHCDYLNKPHKAIHRRRTDPMVTLSSVLESIINDMRDHPNTYPFHTPVNAKVVKDYYKIITRPMDLQTLRENVRKRMYPSREEFREAVEVIVKNSATYNGAKHPITQVAQSMLDLCDAKLKEKEDRLVRLEKAINPLLDDDDQVAFSFILDNIVTQKMMVVPDSWPFHHPVNKKFVPDYYKVIINPMDLESIRKNISKHKYQNRDAFLSDVSLIHANSITYNGQDSPYTKTALDIINVCKQTLAEYDEHLTQLEKDISTAKEAALDAADLECLDPMTPGPYTPQGRHSRRPGEEESDVDIEGFEEEDDGKPKTPAPAEDADGDLEDEDDDEEMLLPPRRRLHNPEEEEEEEEDGRSHRPAQASVLYQDLLMSDGEDDASEEEGDNPFSSIQLSESGSDSDREIDVRPAPPRRAQETARMGMEQEESMMSYEGDMPDEPHMEDSNVSYGSYEESRSQMQPSSMGNGEDYGISEEEEEDEEDEARRRGPAVLSQVQLSEDEESEEFRSIGGDSDMDSDN; from the exons ATGTCGGACTCTGACAGTGATGAAGACCAAGATCGTCCTTTCTCTCTAACTGGCTTCCTTTTTGGAAACATCAATGAAGATGGACAGCTAGAGGATGACAGTGTTCTGGACAAT GAGTCCAAAAAGCATTTGGCTGGTTTGGGTAATCTGGGTCTAGGCTCACTCATTACAGAGATCACTGCAAATTCAGAAGATgatcaagatgaaaacagagACTCTGGAAATGTGGATGCTGAAG GTTGGGTGAAAAGCACTGAAGATGCAGTTGATTATTCTGACATCAGTGAGGTTGCTGAGGATGAGACAAAGAAGTACCGTCAGGCCATGGGGTCTTTGCAGCCCAGCAGGAAAACAG ATGATGAGGATGATTATGATGCCGACTGTGAGGATATTGATTCTAAGCTCATGCCTCCTCCGCCCCCACCAAGTCTTCCTACGTCTGCTAAGAAAGAGGAACCCTCCTCCCAGAGCCCAAATG TTGGGGAAGATGGTGACGGCATCATCCTGCCCTCCATCATCGCACCATCCTCTACGGCTGATAAGGTTGACTTCAGCAGTTCCTCAGACTCTGAGTCAGAAACTGACCGTCCCTGTCAGGGCTTGGGGGCTGGGGGCCCCCCAGATAGTCTCAACCTCCCTCTTGCTGGCATCATGCAGAAGGATGCTGCCAAAGCTCTGCCAGGTGTCACAGAGCTTTTTCCAGAGTTTAGGCCTGGAAAG GTGCTTAGGTTCTTACGCCTGTTTGGTCCTGGAAAGAATATGCCATCAGTTTGGAGGAGTGCCCGCAGGAAGAAGAAGCGGAAGCACCGAGACCCTCTACCTGGAACACCTCCACCAGAAGGAGAGCCCATAGAGCAGAGCCAGGAGAAGAAGTCTGGATGGATTTACGAGTACGCACTCGCTCCACCCCCAGAGCAGTGTCTCTCTGATGATGAG ATAACCATGATGGCTCCAGTAGAATCTAAGTTCTCACAAACTTGTGGTGATGGGGACAAGGAGGCAGAGTCTCGACCTAAAGTAGCAGAATGGAGATATGGTCCAGCCCAGCTCTGGTACGACATGCTAGGCGTCTCTGAGGACGGAAGCAACTTTAACTACGGGttcaagctaaaagaagagCAGTCCAGTGAGCCTCAGAAGCAGCACACGCCTAAAGAAAGAACAGAGACTGTACATGAG TTTCTGAAGCGGGACGAtaatgacgatgatgatgatgatgaagatgaagataaGGACAGACAAGCCCTCGAGAATGAGCTCTTCCTGATGGTCACTCAGCTGCAATGGGAGGACGATATTATCTGGAATGGGGAGGAAGTAAAACACAAGGGCACCAAGACTCAGCGAGCCAGTCTGGCGGGATGGCTGCCTTCTAGCATGACCCGCAATGCCAATGCTTATAACGCACAGCAGG GTCTGACAAGAAGTAATTCCCTGTTGGTGCCACCTACGCCTCCACCCATGCCCAAAGCTTCTTCAATCTCTGGCTCTAAGcgggaaaaaaacaaccatgACAATCAGA CCTTTCACGAAGAAGACTCTCCCTGGTTCTCCATTTTCCCCATTGACAACGAGGAGTTGGTGTATGGACGCTGGGAAGATAACATTATCTGGGATGACCAGGAGATGGATCACATGCTCATGCCACCTGTTCTCACACTGGATCCCAATGATGAAAATATCATCCTAG AAATGCCTAATGAAAAGGAGGAGATGACATCCCACTCCCCATCAAAAGAGAATAAGAAGGAAACGGCAATCAAAAAGAGCCGCATCCTGCTGGGGAAGACTGGGGTGATAAAAGATGAGCCACAGCAG AACATGTCCCAGCCTGAAGTGAAGGACCCCTGGAACCTCTCCAATGATGAGTTCTACTATCCCAAACAGCAGGGCCTGAGGGGGACCTTCGGTGGCAACATCATTCAG CACTCCATCCCAGCACTGGAGCTGAGGCAGCCCTTCTTCCCTACTCACATGGGGCCTATGAAGCTGCGCCAGTTTCATCGACCGACGCTGAAGAAGTACTCATTTGGAGCTTTGGCTCAGCCAGGTCCTCATCCCGTCCAGCCACTGCTCAAACACATTAAGAAGAAAGCCAAG ATGAGAGAGCAGGAGCGGCAGGCATCAGGCGGAGGAGACATGTTCTTCATGCGAACCCCACAGGACTTGACAGGCAAAGATGGAGACCTGATCCTGGCAGAGTACAGTGAAGAATACCCCCCTCTCATCATGCAAGTCGGCATGGCCACTAAGATCAAAAACTACTACAAAAGG AAACCTGGAAAGGATCCTGGAGCACCCGACTGTAAATATGGAGAGACTGTGTACTGCCACACATCCCCTTTCCTGGGTTCTCTGCATCCCGGACAGCTGCTCCAG gCATTTGAAAACAACCTTTTCCGTGCTCCGATCTACGTGCACAAGATGCCAGAGACTGATTTCTTAGTTCTACGAACGCGACACGGCTACTACATTAGAGAACTTGTGGACATTATTGTAGTCGGTCAGGAGTGCCCCTTGTATGAGGTTCCAGGGCCCAACTCCAAAAGAGCCAATACTCACATCCGAGACTTCCTACAG GTGTTTATTTACCGCTTGTTCTGGAAAAGCAAGGATCGGCCCCGGAGAATTCGCATGGAGGATATAAAGAAAGCTTTTCCCTCACACTCAGAAAGCAGCATCAGGAAACGACTAAAACTCTGTGCTGACTTCAAACGTACAG ACAGGAATCTGAGCAGGGACAGAGCTTTTTACACCTACTATGGATTTTACACTAGAG GGATGGACTCTAACTGGTGGGTGCTAAAGCCTGACTTCAGATTGCCTACAGAGGAGGAGATCAGGGCCATGGTGTCTCCAGAGCAGTGTTGTGCTTACTATAGCATGCTGGTGGCAGAGCAGAGACTCAAG GATGCTGGATATGGTGAGAAATCCTTCTTTGCTCCAGACGAGGAGAATGAAGAGGACTTTCAAATGAAGATTGATGATGAG GTGCGGACAGCTCCTTGGAACACAACAAGAGCCTTCATTTCTGCCATGAAGGGGAAATGTTTGTTGGAGGTTACAGGTGTGGCTGATCCAACAGGCTGTGGAGAGGGTTTCTCCTACGTCAAAGTTCCCAACAAGCCCACTCAACAGAAG GATGACAAAGAGCCACAACCTGCTAAGAAGACAGTGACAGGGACAGACGCTGACCTGAGGAGACTCTCGCTGAAGAATGCGAAGCAGCTGCTGCGCAAGTTTGGTGTTCCAGAGGAAGAG ATCAAGAAGCTCTCGCGCTGGGAGGTGATTGACGTGGTGAGAACCATGTCCACAGAGCAGGCACGTTCAGGCGAGGGACCCATGAGCAAGTTTGCGAGAGGCTCTCGTTTCTCAGTTGCTGAACATCAGGAGCGTTACAAGGAAGAGTGCCAAAGGATCTTTGACCTACAGAACAA AGTGTTAGAGTCGACAGAGGTGCTCTCCACGGACACAGACAGCAGCTCAGCAGAGGACAGTGACTTTGAGGAGATGGGGAAGAACATCGAGAACATGCTGCAGAACAAGAAGACCAGCTCCCAGCTTTCCCGTGAGAgggaggagcaggagaggaaagagCTGCAGAGAATGCTGATGGGCGAGGAGAGCGATCGTGACAACAAGGGACGCAAGGAGCGGCGCAAAggcctgt CCAGCTCCTTATCGACCAGCTCCCACAAGGACGATGACACGTCCTCTGTCACCAGCCTAAACTCCTCAGCCACAGGACGGCGACTCAAGATCTATCGCACCTTCAAGGATGAGGATGGAAAGGAATATGTCCGCTGTGAGACAGTTCGCAAGGCTGCAGTCATCGACGCCTACACCAGGATCAGACAAACCAAGGATGAAGAATTCAT ACGAAAGTTTGCCGTTTTCGATGAGCAGCACCGAGAAGAGATGAGGAAGGAGCGCCGGCGTATTCAGGAGCAGCTAAGGAGGCTGAAGAGAAACCAAGAGAAAGACAAGATCAAGGGACCTCCAGAGAAGAAGGCCAAGAAGGTCAAAGAGAGACCAGACCTCAAGGTAAAA CTAAAGTGCGGTGCATGTGGAGCCATCGGACACATGAGGACAAACAAGTTCTGCCCGCTGTACTACCAGACCAACGCTCCACCTTCTAACCCAGTGGCCATgacagaggagcaggaggaggagctggaaaagACCGTCATCCACAATGACAACGAGGAACTGATCAAAGTGGAGGGTACCAAGATTGTGCTGGGCAAACAGCTCATTGAGAG TGCTGATGAGGTGCGCAGAAAGTCTTTAGTGCTCAAGTTCCCTAAGCAACAGCTCCCACCAAAGAAGAAGAGACGTGTGGGCAGCGCTGTGCACTGTGACTACCTCAAT AAGCCACACAAGGCCATCCACCGCAGACGCACTGACCCCATGGTGACTTTGTCTTCTGTGCTAGAGAGCATCATCAATGACATGCGGGATCACCCCAAC ACGTATCCATTCCACACACCAGTCAATGCCAAGGTTGTGAAGGACTACTATAAGATCATCACACGGCCCATGGACCTGCAGACGCTGCGGGAGAATGTACGCAAGCGAATGTATCCCTCAAGGGAGGAGTTCCGTGAAGCAGTTGAAGTTATCGTCAAAAACAGTGCCACCTACAATG GGGCAAAACATCCAATAACACAGGTAGCACAATCCATGCTGGACCTATGCGATGCTAAACTGAAAGAG AAGGAGGACAGGCTGGTCAGGCTGGAGAAAGCCATCAATCCGTTGCTGGATGATGATGATCAGGTGGCCTTCTCCTTCATCCTGGACAACATTGTTACCCAGAAAATGATGGTGGTTCCCGAT TCATGGCCGTTTCACCATCCTGTCAACAAAAAGTTTGTGCCTGATTATTATAAAGTGATCATAAACCCCATGGATCTGGAGAGCATCCGTAAG AACATCTCCAAACACAAATACCAAAACCGTGATGCGTTCCTCTCAGATGTCAGTCTCATCCACGCCAACAGTATCACGTACAATG GGCAAGATAGTCCATACACCAAGACAGCCCTGGACATTATCAATGTGTGCAAGCAAACCTTGGCAGAG TATGATGAACACTTGACCCAGTTGGAGAAGGACATCTCTACTGCTAAAGAGGCAGCTCTGGATGCAGCGGACTTGGAGTGTCTGGACCCAATGACGCCAGGGCCATACACACCGCAG GGTCGCCACAGTAGAAGACCCGGAGAGGAAGAGTCAGATGTGGACATTGAAGGCTTTGAGGAGGAAGATGATGGCAAACCCAAGACCCCTGCTCCT GCAGAGGACGCAGACGGAGATCTAGAGGACGAAGATGATGACGAGGAGATGCTGCTGCCACCTCGCAGACGGTTGCACAACccggaggaagaggaggaggaagaagaggacgGAAGGTCTCACCGACCAGCCCAAGCCAGTGTGCTGTACCAGGACCTGCTCATGTCTGACGGAGAGGATGATGCCAGCGAAGAGGAGGGCGACAACCCTTTCTCCT CCATACAGCTGTCGGAGAGTGGAAGCGACTCTGACAGAGAGATAGATGTGCGACCAGCACCTCCACGGAGAGCTCAAGAGACGGCGCGCATGGGcatggagcaggaggagagcaTGATGTCATATGAAGGGGACATGCCTGATGAGCCTCACATGGAAGACAGCAATGTCAG TTACGGCAGCTATGAGGAGAGCCGAAGTCAGATGCAGCCCTCTAGCATGGGAAACGGAGAAGACTACGGCATcagcgaggaggaggaagaagatgaggaagatgaAGCACGGAGGAGAGGCCCAGCCGTGCTCTCCCAGGTCCAGCTTAGTGAAGACGAGGAGAGCGAAGAGTTCAGATCCATAGGAGGAGACAGCGACATGGACTCTGACAACTAG